A window of Bradyrhizobium diazoefficiens genomic DNA:
TTGATCTATTCCAATGCCGCACTGCACTGGCTGCCCGATCATGCGGCGCTGTTTCCGTCGGTGATGGAAAGGGTGACGCCCGGTGGCATGCTTGCAGTGCAGATGCCGCGCAATTTTACCGCGCCCTCGCATGTCCTGATTGGCGAAACCGCGCTGAGCGGTCCCTGGCGGTCCAAGGTCGAGCACCTCGTCACCCCGCCCCCGGTCGAGGGGCCGGCCTTCTATCACGACCTGCTTGCTCCCCTCTCGGCGAACATCGACATCTGGGAGACCGAATATCTGCAAGTGCTCGAAGGCGAAAACCCCGTCAAGGAATGGACCAAGGGGACCTGGCTGACGCGCTATCTCGATGTGCTCGCGGGCGACGAGAAGATCGCGTTCGAAGCCGCCTATGGCGAGCGCGTGGCAAAGGCTTATCCGAAGAATGCGGCGGGACAGACTCTATTTGCATTCCGGCGCCTCTTCATGGTAGCGCAGCGCAAGGGCTGATCGTCTTGCCGCGATGCGACATAAACGCTCGTTTTCTTGGCGGGAGCAGGTGCCGGGTTGCACATCGTGCCGCCGCCAAGCTAGCTTGGCCGCGGCAAGTTGGGCTTAGGTCTAGTTGTTCGGGTGGCTGATTGCTGCCACTACTGACCTGAAACTGGCTGAAAAACAAAAAGAGCCCGCTTTCAGAGATTTGTTGGGAGGTTACCTTAATGCGCAAGCTGCTTCTTGCGGCCGCCGCCGCGGCTGTTCTCTTGGCCCCCGCCGCCGTGCAGGCCCAAAACCCGATCGTCATCAAGTTCAGCCACGTCGTCGCCAACGACACCCCGAAGGGGAAGGGCGCCCTGAAGTTCAAGGAACTCGCCGAGAAATACACCGGCGGCAAGGTCAAGGTCGAAGTCTATCCGAACTCCACGCTCTATAAGGACAAGGAGGAGATCGAGGCGCTCCAGCTCGGCTCGGTGCAGATGCTCGCACCCTCCACCGCGAAATTCGCGCCGCTTGGCGTGAAGGAATTCGAGGCGCTCGACCTGCCCTGGTTGTTCAAGGACGACGATACCTACGCCGCCGCGATGAAGGGCCCGGTCGGCAAGTTTCTGTTCGACAAGCTCCAGGCCAAGGGAATCAAAGGCCTCGCCTATTGGGATAACGGCTTCCACATGGTCTCGGCCAACAAGCCGCTGATCAAGCCGTCGGATTTCCAGGGGCTGAAGTTCCGCATTTCCGGGTCGAAGATCGCCGACCAGTACTTCCGCAACGTCGGTGCGATCCCGCAGATCATGGCGTTCTCGGAAGTCTATCAGGCGCTGCAGACCGGCGTGGTCGATGGCTGCGAAAACACGCCGTCCAACTACCTCACGCAGAAATTCTACGAGGTGCAGAAGGACATCACCGTTTCGAATCATGCCCATCTGCAATACGCGGTGATCGTGAACAGCAAATTCTGGGACGGTCTGCCGGCCGATGTCCGCGGTCAGCTCGACAAGGCGATGTCTGAGGCGACCGACTACACCAACTCGATCGCGCGCAAAGAGAACGAGGAGGCTCTCGCCGAGATCAAGAAGTCGGGCAAGACCATGCTGCATAGTCTCACCGACGCCGACCGCAAGGCCTGGCAGGAGGCGATGAAGCCGACTTATAAATGGGCCAAGGGCCGGGTCGGGCAGGAAGTGCTCGATATCCTCGCCAAGGAACTCGACGTCAAGATGAACTGACGGCCGGCCCCAATAAGAACAATACCAACGGTCGGGGGTGAACGCGCTCCCGGCCGTTTCGCTCTTGAATGACGCGTTGATCCTGGGGGACCAAGTTGCTGCGTGTTCTGAATCGTGTGCTCAATCATCTCGAGGAATGGCTGATCGCGACGATGATCGCGGCTGCGACGTCGCTGATCTTCGTCGCCGTGCTGCATCGTTACGGCACCGGGCTGTCGATCGACATCGCCAAATGGGCGGAAGCCCGCAACCTGGCCTTCCTCGCCGTCCCCGCGCGGGCGACTTTCGCCTGGCTTGCTAGTCTCGACCTGTCCTGGGCGCAGGAACTCTGCATCTATATGTTCATCTGGATGGCGAAGTTCGGCGCCGCTTACGGCGTGCGGACCGGCATCCATGTCGGCGTCGACGTGCTCGTCAACATCCTTCCCGGCGGGTCGCGCCGGCGCGTCATCACCTTCGGGCTGTTGTGCGGCGCGCTGTTCACCGCCATCGTCGCTTATTTCGGGGCGGCTTTCGTCGGCCAGATGTGGCAGACCGGCCAGCAGTCCAACGATCTCGAAGCGCCGATGTGGATCGTGTACCTGACCATCCCGCTCGGCTCGGGCTTGATGTGCTTCCGTTTCCTTCAGGTCGCCTGGTCGTTCTACCACACCGGCGAGCTGCCGCATCACGAGATGGCCGGCGTCGCAGGCGTCGAGGGCGTCGAGGTGGATCCGGTGCATCCGGCGCCGGTGAGGCCGAGCCAGGTCGTCCGGGACGAGCGCAGCCCGCTCGGCTGGATCCTGATGCTGCTGCCGGTCCTGATCGTCGCCCTGTGCTTTGCGCATGCGGGCCACGTCATCACGTTGCCGCAGGGCATGCGCGTCGTCGTCGTATTCGCGCTGCTGCTCTCCTTGATGCTCACGGGCATGCCGATTTCGATCGCCCTGGGTCTGACCGTGCTCAGCTTCATGTTCACGCTGACCGACGTGCGAACGGAATCGGTGGCGCTGAAGCTGTTCACCGGCATCGAGAGTTTCGAGATCATGGCGATCCCGTTCTTCATCCTCGCCGGCAACTTCCTGACTCATGGCGGGGTGGCGCGGCGAATGATCGCCTTCGCAACTTCGCTGGTCGGCCATTGGTACGGCGGTCTCGCTCTGTCGGGGGTGGTCGCGTGCGCGCTGTTTGCCGCGATCTCCGGCTCCTCGCCCGCAACCGTGGTGGCGATCGGCTCGGTGATCCTGCCGGCAATGATCGCGCAAGGTTTCCCGAAGCGATTCGGCGCGGGCGTGATTACGACGTCAGGCTCGCTCGGAATTCTGATTCCGCCCTCGATTCCGATGGTTCTCTACGCCGTCTCCACCAACAGCTCGATAGGCAAGCTCTTCATCGCCGGCATCGTGCCGGGATTCGTGCTGGCCTCGCTGCTTGGCGCCACGACGTTCTATCGGGCCTGGCGCAACGACTATCCGCGGATGCCGAAGGCTACCTTCAGCGAGCGTCTCGACGCCTTCCGCAAGTCCATCTGGGGCATCCTGCTGATCGTGATCGTGATCGGCGGCATCTACAGCGGCCTGTTCACGCCGACCGAAGCCGCCGCCGTCAGTGCGGTCTACGCCTTCATCGTCGCCGTGTTCATCTACAAGGATCTGAAGCTGCGCGACGTGCCGCGGGTGCTGCTGTCATCGGCGAACCTTTCGGCGATGTTGCTCTACATCATCACCAATGCCGTGCTGTTCTCGTTCCTGATGACCTACGAGAACGTGCCCCAGGCGCTGGCCCAATGGATGATCGACCAGGGGCTGGGCTGGGTCGGCTTCCTCCTGCTCGTCAACGTCCTGCTGCTGGTGGCGGGCAACGTGATGGAGCCGTCTTCGATCATCCTGATCATGGCGCCGATCCTGTTTCCGGTTGCGGTCAAGCTCGGCATCGACCCGATCCATTTCGGCATCCTGATGACGGTCAACATGGAGGTCGGCCTGTGTCATCCGCCCGTCGGCCTCAATCTCTACGTCGCATCAGGCATCGCCAAGATGGGTATCACCGAGCTAACGGTGGCGGTGTGGCCATGGCTGCTGACGATGCTGGCGTTCCTCGTGGCGGTGACCTATTGGCCGGGCCTGTCGTTGTGGCTGCCGACACTGCTGGGGATGTAGCGGCGAACTCTGACCGCTTGCGGGAGAGGATGGCTCGCCGCGCAGCGGCGAGACGGTGAGGGGTCTGTCTCCGCGCGAAAGGAAGAGGGCACAGTCCAGGCGCCTTCATCGCCGATGGCAATCGCCTGCGGGATGCGGTTAGATGGTGCGCAACTGGCGGGAGGGAACATGACACTGCCCGGCAACGAGCCCAAGGACGCGACGCCATCCGTCATCGCGCAGCAGACGGCAACGCTGAACGCGCTGCCGTTTTCCGATACGCGGGATTTCGATGACGCCGCGCGCGGCTTTCTCGGCACGATCGAGGACGCGAAGATATCGAATCCGCAGGGGCGGACGGTCTGGAGCCTCGAGCCTTACGGCTTTCTCTCCGCTGCGGAGGCGCCGCCCACGGTCAATCCGAGCCTGTGGCGGCAGTCGCGTCTCAACATGCAGCACGGCCTGTTCGAGGTCGTGCCCGGCGTCTACCAGGTGCGCGGCCTCGACATCGCCAACATGACGCTGATCGAGGGCGACAGCGGCGTCATCGTCGTCGATACCCTGACGTCGATCGAAGGTGCCCGCGCCGCGCTCGATCTCTATTTTAGGAATCGAGGCCTGAAACCCGTCGCGGCCGTCATCTTCACGCACACTCACACCGATCATTGGGGAGGCGCGCGCGGCGTCCTGGAGGAGGATGCGCTCGCAACTCGCCGCGTGCCGATCATCGCGCCGAATCTGTTCATGGAGCACGCCGTCTCCGAGAACGTCATTGCGGGACCCGCAATGCTGCGCCGGGCGCAGTACCAGTTTGGCCCGCTGCTCGCCAAGGGGGTGCGCGGGCAGGTCGATTGCGGTCTCGGCAAGTCAATGGCGGCCGGCTCGGTCGCGCTGCTGCGTCCCACGGACCTGATCATGGCGACCGGCGACGCGCGCGTCATCGACGGCGTCGAGTTCGAATTCCAGATGGCGCCGAACAGCGAAGCGCCGGCGGAGATGCACTTTTTCGTCCCGCGCTACAAGCTGTTGAACCTCGCCGAGAACTGCACCCACAATTTTCACAATCTGCTGCCGTTCCGAGGCGCCGACGTGCGCGACGCGCTGGCCTGGTCGAAGTATCTGGGCGAGGCGTTGCGGCTCTGGGACGGCAGGGCGGAGGCGATGTGCGGCCAGCATCACTGGCCGGTGTGGGGACGCGAGCGCATCGGCACGATGATACGGCAGCAGCGCGACCTCTACAAATTCGCCCATGACCAGACCATCCGCCTGATGAACCACGGCCTCACCGCCGCCGAGATCGCCGAGACGATCCAGCTGCCGAAGAGCCTCGAAGGTGCCTGGCACGGCCGCGGCTATTACGGCCACATCCGCCACAACGTGAAGGCGATCTACCAGAAATACCTCGGCTGGTACGACGCCAATCCGGTCAATCTCGATCCACTGCCGCCGGTGGAGTCGGGCAAGAAATACGTCGAGTATATGGGCGGGGCTGACGCGATCCTGATGCGGGCGCGCGCTGACTTTGACAAGGGCGAGTTCCGTTTTGTCGCCCAAGCGCTCGGCCATCTCGTCTTCGCCGAGCCGGACAATGCGGCGGCCCGCGGTCTGCTCGCCGACACGCTGGAGCAACTCGGCTACGCCGCCGAAAGCGCGACCTGGCGCAACGCCTATCTGTTCGGGGCGCAGGAATTGCGCCAGGGCATGCCGAAGGTGCCGGCGCGCCCGCCGATGCCGCGCGAGACGCTGGCCGCGCTGCGCACCGGGCAGCTCTGGGACGTGCTGGGCATCCGCCTCAACGGTCCCAAGGCGGAGGGCAAGCATATCGTCTTGAACTGGAGCTTTTCCGACACCGGCGAGACCTTCGTACTCAACCTGGAGAACTGCGCGCTCACCTATACCGAGGGCACCCAGGCGGAAGGCGCCGATGCCAGCTTCACGCTGGCGCGCTCCACACTCGACGAGGTGATCGCCAAGCTGACGAGCTTTCCGGAAGCCGTCGCTGCCGGCAAGATCAAGCTCGCCGGCAACCCGATGCGGCTCGCCGAGCTGATGGGCCTGATGGACGAATTCCCGCGCATGTTCGAGATCGTCGAGCCGAGGCGGGTGGGGGTGGTGTAGGCGGAGCGCCTCGTCTTGCTGTCATATCTCCGCACACTCGCTGTCATCGCCCAGCTTGACCGGGCGATCCAGCATTCAAGAGACCGCAGTGCTTGAGCCGAGAAGCCGCGGAGTACTGGATGCCCCGGTCGGGCCGGGGCATGACAGTGTGCCTTGAGGTGAGAGCGCCCTTACTCCGCGCTGCTCACCAGCTTGATCCGCGGCGCCTGTTCCTCGGCCAGGTTGCGATAGGCCGCGAGGTAATCCAGCGCCATCCGCCGCGCCGTGAAGCGCGCCTCGAACTGCTTGCGGATCGCGGCGCGGTTCAGTTGCGGAAGGCGATTGACGACGCCGGCCGCGCTGAGGACGTCCTCGACCACGAAGCCGGTCAGGCCCTCATCGATGATCTCCGGCACCGAGCCGCGGTTGAAGGCGACGACCGGCGTTCCGCACGCCATGGCTTCGATCATCACGAGGCCGAACGGCTCCGGCCAGTCGATCGGGAGCAGGAGTCCGAGCGCGCCGCTCAGGAAGTCGGATTTCTCTTGATCGCTGATTTCGCCGATGAACTCCACCAGCGGATTGTTCTCGATCATCGGCCGGATCAGTTCGTCGTAGTAATCCTGATCGGCACGGTCGACCTTGGCTGCGATCTTCAGCGGAATGCCGCAATGGGTCGCGATCTTGATGGCACGGTCGACGCCCTTCTCGGGCGCGATGCGGCCGAGCACGGCGAGATACTCCTGCCGAGCGGGCTTCGGCGTCAGCAGGTTCTCCGGAAGGCCGTGGTGAATCGTCGTCACCCAGTTCGCCTGCGGCACCGGCCGTCGCTGCGCATTGGAGATCGAGATGACGGGCATCTTGGAGAAGGTGTTGAAGACCGGCTGATGCTCCGGCAGGTCGAGCCGGCCGTGCAGCGTGGTCAGGAACGGCGTCGGCTGCCGGTGGAACAGCGACCAGGGATAATAGTCGAGATGGAAGTGGAGGAAATCGAACTCCTCGTCGTCACATTTCTGCCGCACGCGCTCCAGCAGCACCATGTGCAGCGCATTGGGGTCGCGCACGGAACCGTCGAGGCGGAGCGCCTTCGGCCACAACGCATCCAGCTTGCCTGATGTTTGCGAATCGCCGCTGGCGAACAGCGTCACGTCGTGCCCAAGGGCCACCAGCTCCTCCGTCAACCAGTGCACCACCCGCTCGGTGCCGCCATACAGCTTGGGTGGAACAGCCTCCGTCAACGGAGCAATCTGCGCGATGCGCATCTCACCATCTCCTTCGTGCGATCATGAACTAGAAAGCCCCCGTGTGTCGGCACCGGCAATGCCAGCCAAGGGAACGTTCCCGTACTTGCGAAGTTCCTTGCCTCAAACGTTACTTATTCGACACGTCAGGCGTTCGTCGCGTTGCTGCCATCACATCCTCGCAGATCCTCCGCATCCGCATGTCGTGATGACGTTGCCCGGGAACCGAGGCGAGCTGATCGATGTTCAATCGGCCAGTAACAAAACTGGAATCATCACGACGGGGTCGATAGCCACATGGATCATCTTTCTGGATACGCGCGCAGGCCATTTGCCTTTGTCTTGCGCTATCTTCGGCGGCGCCTCGCGTCGCATCTGGTGATCCTGACCGCCGTGGCGGTAGCCGTTGCCTGCTCCGTGGGTACGCAGTACGGCGTCAAATCCCTGGTCGACAGCCTGTCCGCGGGACCGTCACAGGGCGGGAACGTATGGCTGGCATTCATTTTACTCATGTCGCTGATTACGGCGGACAACTTCCTGTGGCGGATTGCGAGCTGGACGGCGAGCTTCACCTTCGTTCGTGTCACGGGTGATTTACGTCGTGACATATTTCGTCATCTGACCGGACACGCACCGAGTTACTTCTCCGATCGCATGCCCGGCATGCTGACGAGCCGGATCACGGCGACGTCGAATGCGGTGTTCACGGTCGAGAACATGTTCGTCTGGAACGTGCTGCCGCCCTGCATTGCCACAGTTGCGGCAATCGCCTTGATTGGAACCGTCAGCCCGTACATGGCGCTTGGCCTGATCGTGATTGCCGGCGGCATGGTGATTGCGATGTTCCGTCTCGCCGCCGCGGGCAAGCCGCTGCATGACGACTTCGCCGACAAGGCCGCCGTGGTCGACGGCGAGATGATCGACGTCATCAGCAACATGCCGCTGGTGCGGGCGTTTTGCGGCATCGGCCACGAGCACGAGCGGTTCGACGCGACGGTGAACCGGGAGCTCACCGCACGCGGCCGCAGCCTGCGTTACCTGGAGAAGCTGCGGCTCACGCATGCCGGCGTGACCGTCCTGTTGACGGTGGCCCTGATGGCTTGGGCGATCACGCTCTGGCAGAAGGGTGAGGCGACCACCGGCGACGTCGTGCTGGTCTGCACCCTCGGCCTCTCCATTCTCAATGCGACGCGCGACCTCGCGGTGGCGCTGGTCGACGTCACCCAGCACGTCGCACGGCTGACCGAGGCAATCGCCACGCTGCTGGTGCCGCACGAGCTGCGCGATCATCCCGAGGCCGAGCCGCTGATGAAGAGCGGCGCGGCGATCGCATTCAACAACGTCACCTTCGGATATCCCGGCGGCGAGAAGATTTTCGAGCGGTTCAGCCTGCGGCTGCAGCCCGGCCAGCGCGTCGGCCTGGTCGGCCAGTCCGGCGGCGGCAAGTCGACGCTGTTCACGCTGCTCCAGCGCTTCTACGACATCGATGAAGGCAGCGTCACCATCGACGGCCAGGACATTTCCAAAGTCACGCAACTCAGCCTGCGCGAGGCGATCTCCGTGGTGCCGCAGGATATCTCCCTGTTCCACCGCTCTATCCGCGAGAACATCCGCTACGGCCGGCCGAACGCGACCGACGACGAGGTTCTGCGCGCCGCAATTGCGGCGCGCTGCGATTTCGTCGATAACCTGCCGGATGGTCTCGACACCATGGTCGGCGACCGCGGCGTCAAGATGTCGGGCGGCCAGCGCCAGCGCATCGCGATCGCGCGCGCCTTCCTGAAGGATGCCCCGATCCTGCTGCTGGATGAGGCAACCGCCGCGCTCGACAGCGAATCCGAGGAGGCGATACGCGAGGCGCTGTCACGCCTGATGCGCGGCCGCACCGTGATCGCGATCGCGCATCGGTTGGCGACGCTGCGCAATTTCGATCGCGTGGTGGTGCTGAGAAATGGTAAGATCATCGAAGACGGCTCGCCCGAGCGTCTGATGCAAGGCCACGGTCCCTATCGTGAGCTGGTCACGCAGGAAATGAGCCGGCTCGCGCAAGCCGCCGCGTAACCCACAGTCGCGTTCTCGTGTCGGTTGCGTCTTGAAACAAGCGCAGGGGAGCAGCTCATGTCGGCCGAAGCCGTAACTCACCTCGTCTCCGTGACGCGGACCCTGGAACAGGTCTCGGAGCAGCCTTTCTATATTCCGATGACCGGGCCGTCGGCGCGGCCGCGGCGTTCGCTCAAGCACGACGACACCTTCATCGTGCTCGACAGCCACGGCGACATCGGTGCGTCGGCTGGCGGGCCGGACGGCTTGTTCCATTGCGACACGCGCTACCTCGCGCGGCTCGAGCTCGTGCTCGACGATCTTCAGCCACTGCTGCTCGGGTCGAACCTGCGCGACGACAATTCGGCATTGACCGTCGACCTCACCAATCCCGACATCTACCGGCAGGGCAGCCTCGTTCTGCAAAAGGACCTGCTGCACATCGTGCGCACGGTCTTCCTGTGGCGCGGCAGGGCCTATCAGCGTATCGGGGTGCAGAACCACGGCGACCGGCGCACCGGTTTCGACCTGACATTGCTGTTCGACAACGATTTTGCCGATCTGTTCGAGGTGCGCGGCGAGCGGCGCCCGCGCCGCGGGACCGGCACCAGCCGGTTGCTCGGTCCGACCGACGTGTTGTTCGAATATCGCGGTCTTGACGATACCGAGCGCACCACGGGCCTGCATTTCGACCCGCGTCCGACCCACCTCTCCGTCAATTCCGCGACATGGCAGCTCGAACTGGACCCGCACGAAGCGAAGTCGCTGTTCGTGGCCGTGTCCTGCAACCGGCCGATCGCGGAGGAGCCCGCACGCTTCTTCGGGGGCCTGCTCGCCCATCGCCGCGAGATGCGCCAATCCACGACGGGCGCCGCCAGCATCGAGACCTCCAACAACATCTTCAACGAGGTGCTGTGCCAGGCCATGGCCGACCTCAACATCCTGATGACGGAGACGCCGCAGGGGCGTTATCCCTATGCCGGCATTCCCTGGTACTCGACGACGTTCGGCCGCGACGGCCTGATAACCGCGCTCCAGATGCTATGGGTCGACCCACGCGTCGCCAAGGGCGTCTTGCGCCGGCTCGCGCATTTCCAGGCCATGGCGGTCGATCCGCTTGCCGATGCCGCGCCCGGTAAGATCCTGCATGAGATGCGCGGCGGAGAGATGGCGGCGCTGCGCGAGGTGCCGTTCGCGCAATATTACGGCAGCGTGGATTCGACCGCGCTGTTCGTCCTGCTCGCCGGGAGCTATTTCGAACGCACCGGCGATGAGAAAACATTGATTGAGCTGTGGCCGGCGATCGAGGCGGGGCTGGCCTGGATCGACGGTCCCGGCGACCCCGACCAGGACGGCTTCGTCGAATATCAGCGCGCGACCGAGAAGGGACTGGCCAACCAGGGCTGGAAGGACTCGTACGACGCGATCTTCCACGCCGACGGTCAGCTCGCGGAAGGCAATATCGCGCTCGCCGAAGTTCAGGGCTATGTCTACGCCGCCAAGCAGCTCGCCGCACGTTGCGCGCTGCGGCTCGGCAAGCCGGACCGTGTGCGCAAGCTCGAGGCCGACGCCAGGGCGCTGGCCGAACGCTTCGAGACGGCGTTCTGGTGCGAGGAGCTCGGCACCTATGCGCTCGCCCTCGATGGCGCGAAGCGGCCGTGCAAGGTGCGGACCTCGAACGCCGGTCAGGTGCTGTTCAGCGGCATGATCCGCGAGGACCGCGCCCGCCTCGTCGCCGCCGATCTGTTGCGGCCGCATTTCTTCTCGGGCTGGGGCATCCGCACCGTCGCGCAGGGCGAAGTGCGCTACAACCCTATGTCCTATCACAACGGGTCGATCTGGCCGCACGACAACGCGCTGATCGCGCTCGGGCTCGCGCGCTATGGCCTCAAGCATTCGGTGGCGCATGTCTTCAGGGGACTGTTCGACGCGGCGACCTACATGGACCTGCGCCGGTTGCCCGAATTGTTCTGCGGCTTCCGGCGCGAGAAGCGGCGCGGCCCGACGCTCTATCCGGTCGCCTGCGCGCCGCAGGCCTGGGCCAGCGCGACGCCGTTCACGCTCCTGGAAGCGGCGCTCGGCATCGAGTTCGACGTGGCGCGCGGCGAGATTCGCCTGCGCAACCCGCGTCTGCCAGCCTTCCTCAACGAGGTGATCCTGCGCGATCTGCGCCTCGGCGAGTCCAGCGTCGATCTTCGCGTCAGCCGCCACGCCGACGACGTGGCGCTGGAGGTGTTGCGCACGCGCGGCCAGATTCAGGTCTCGATCGTGCTGGCGCGCTAGCGGCGCGCAAGGAGGACGTCATGCGTGCGAGCGGAACGTTGACCCTTGGCATAGCCATCGTCGCGAGCCTGGCGGTCGCCAATTCGCGCGCTGCTGGCCCGAATGAGGCGAATGCGCCGGCAACGGCCCAGCCACCGGCCTCGACCG
This region includes:
- a CDS encoding methyltransferase domain-containing protein; this encodes MVWDPQQYLKFSGHRLRPAVDLLMRIPDIAPRAIADLGAGAGNVTKLIKERWPDASVTGVEGSAEMVAAGRKAAPDVEWSHEDLGHWRPARQYDLIYSNAALHWLPDHAALFPSVMERVTPGGMLAVQMPRNFTAPSHVLIGETALSGPWRSKVEHLVTPPPVEGPAFYHDLLAPLSANIDIWETEYLQVLEGENPVKEWTKGTWLTRYLDVLAGDEKIAFEAAYGERVAKAYPKNAAGQTLFAFRRLFMVAQRKG
- a CDS encoding TRAP transporter substrate-binding protein; this encodes MRKLLLAAAAAAVLLAPAAVQAQNPIVIKFSHVVANDTPKGKGALKFKELAEKYTGGKVKVEVYPNSTLYKDKEEIEALQLGSVQMLAPSTAKFAPLGVKEFEALDLPWLFKDDDTYAAAMKGPVGKFLFDKLQAKGIKGLAYWDNGFHMVSANKPLIKPSDFQGLKFRISGSKIADQYFRNVGAIPQIMAFSEVYQALQTGVVDGCENTPSNYLTQKFYEVQKDITVSNHAHLQYAVIVNSKFWDGLPADVRGQLDKAMSEATDYTNSIARKENEEALAEIKKSGKTMLHSLTDADRKAWQEAMKPTYKWAKGRVGQEVLDILAKELDVKMN
- a CDS encoding TRAP transporter large permease subunit; this translates as MLRVLNRVLNHLEEWLIATMIAAATSLIFVAVLHRYGTGLSIDIAKWAEARNLAFLAVPARATFAWLASLDLSWAQELCIYMFIWMAKFGAAYGVRTGIHVGVDVLVNILPGGSRRRVITFGLLCGALFTAIVAYFGAAFVGQMWQTGQQSNDLEAPMWIVYLTIPLGSGLMCFRFLQVAWSFYHTGELPHHEMAGVAGVEGVEVDPVHPAPVRPSQVVRDERSPLGWILMLLPVLIVALCFAHAGHVITLPQGMRVVVVFALLLSLMLTGMPISIALGLTVLSFMFTLTDVRTESVALKLFTGIESFEIMAIPFFILAGNFLTHGGVARRMIAFATSLVGHWYGGLALSGVVACALFAAISGSSPATVVAIGSVILPAMIAQGFPKRFGAGVITTSGSLGILIPPSIPMVLYAVSTNSSIGKLFIAGIVPGFVLASLLGATTFYRAWRNDYPRMPKATFSERLDAFRKSIWGILLIVIVIGGIYSGLFTPTEAAAVSAVYAFIVAVFIYKDLKLRDVPRVLLSSANLSAMLLYIITNAVLFSFLMTYENVPQALAQWMIDQGLGWVGFLLLVNVLLLVAGNVMEPSSIILIMAPILFPVAVKLGIDPIHFGILMTVNMEVGLCHPPVGLNLYVASGIAKMGITELTVAVWPWLLTMLAFLVAVTYWPGLSLWLPTLLGM
- a CDS encoding alkyl sulfatase dimerization domain-containing protein, which produces MTLPGNEPKDATPSVIAQQTATLNALPFSDTRDFDDAARGFLGTIEDAKISNPQGRTVWSLEPYGFLSAAEAPPTVNPSLWRQSRLNMQHGLFEVVPGVYQVRGLDIANMTLIEGDSGVIVVDTLTSIEGARAALDLYFRNRGLKPVAAVIFTHTHTDHWGGARGVLEEDALATRRVPIIAPNLFMEHAVSENVIAGPAMLRRAQYQFGPLLAKGVRGQVDCGLGKSMAAGSVALLRPTDLIMATGDARVIDGVEFEFQMAPNSEAPAEMHFFVPRYKLLNLAENCTHNFHNLLPFRGADVRDALAWSKYLGEALRLWDGRAEAMCGQHHWPVWGRERIGTMIRQQRDLYKFAHDQTIRLMNHGLTAAEIAETIQLPKSLEGAWHGRGYYGHIRHNVKAIYQKYLGWYDANPVNLDPLPPVESGKKYVEYMGGADAILMRARADFDKGEFRFVAQALGHLVFAEPDNAAARGLLADTLEQLGYAAESATWRNAYLFGAQELRQGMPKVPARPPMPRETLAALRTGQLWDVLGIRLNGPKAEGKHIVLNWSFSDTGETFVLNLENCALTYTEGTQAEGADASFTLARSTLDEVIAKLTSFPEAVAAGKIKLAGNPMRLAELMGLMDEFPRMFEIVEPRRVGVV
- a CDS encoding glycosyltransferase family 4 protein; translation: MRIAQIAPLTEAVPPKLYGGTERVVHWLTEELVALGHDVTLFASGDSQTSGKLDALWPKALRLDGSVRDPNALHMVLLERVRQKCDDEEFDFLHFHLDYYPWSLFHRQPTPFLTTLHGRLDLPEHQPVFNTFSKMPVISISNAQRRPVPQANWVTTIHHGLPENLLTPKPARQEYLAVLGRIAPEKGVDRAIKIATHCGIPLKIAAKVDRADQDYYDELIRPMIENNPLVEFIGEISDQEKSDFLSGALGLLLPIDWPEPFGLVMIEAMACGTPVVAFNRGSVPEIIDEGLTGFVVEDVLSAAGVVNRLPQLNRAAIRKQFEARFTARRMALDYLAAYRNLAEEQAPRIKLVSSAE
- a CDS encoding ABC transporter ATP-binding protein, with protein sequence MDHLSGYARRPFAFVLRYLRRRLASHLVILTAVAVAVACSVGTQYGVKSLVDSLSAGPSQGGNVWLAFILLMSLITADNFLWRIASWTASFTFVRVTGDLRRDIFRHLTGHAPSYFSDRMPGMLTSRITATSNAVFTVENMFVWNVLPPCIATVAAIALIGTVSPYMALGLIVIAGGMVIAMFRLAAAGKPLHDDFADKAAVVDGEMIDVISNMPLVRAFCGIGHEHERFDATVNRELTARGRSLRYLEKLRLTHAGVTVLLTVALMAWAITLWQKGEATTGDVVLVCTLGLSILNATRDLAVALVDVTQHVARLTEAIATLLVPHELRDHPEAEPLMKSGAAIAFNNVTFGYPGGEKIFERFSLRLQPGQRVGLVGQSGGGKSTLFTLLQRFYDIDEGSVTIDGQDISKVTQLSLREAISVVPQDISLFHRSIRENIRYGRPNATDDEVLRAAIAARCDFVDNLPDGLDTMVGDRGVKMSGGQRQRIAIARAFLKDAPILLLDEATAALDSESEEAIREALSRLMRGRTVIAIAHRLATLRNFDRVVVLRNGKIIEDGSPERLMQGHGPYRELVTQEMSRLAQAAA
- a CDS encoding amylo-alpha-1,6-glucosidase, whose translation is MSAEAVTHLVSVTRTLEQVSEQPFYIPMTGPSARPRRSLKHDDTFIVLDSHGDIGASAGGPDGLFHCDTRYLARLELVLDDLQPLLLGSNLRDDNSALTVDLTNPDIYRQGSLVLQKDLLHIVRTVFLWRGRAYQRIGVQNHGDRRTGFDLTLLFDNDFADLFEVRGERRPRRGTGTSRLLGPTDVLFEYRGLDDTERTTGLHFDPRPTHLSVNSATWQLELDPHEAKSLFVAVSCNRPIAEEPARFFGGLLAHRREMRQSTTGAASIETSNNIFNEVLCQAMADLNILMTETPQGRYPYAGIPWYSTTFGRDGLITALQMLWVDPRVAKGVLRRLAHFQAMAVDPLADAAPGKILHEMRGGEMAALREVPFAQYYGSVDSTALFVLLAGSYFERTGDEKTLIELWPAIEAGLAWIDGPGDPDQDGFVEYQRATEKGLANQGWKDSYDAIFHADGQLAEGNIALAEVQGYVYAAKQLAARCALRLGKPDRVRKLEADARALAERFETAFWCEELGTYALALDGAKRPCKVRTSNAGQVLFSGMIREDRARLVAADLLRPHFFSGWGIRTVAQGEVRYNPMSYHNGSIWPHDNALIALGLARYGLKHSVAHVFRGLFDAATYMDLRRLPELFCGFRREKRRGPTLYPVACAPQAWASATPFTLLEAALGIEFDVARGEIRLRNPRLPAFLNEVILRDLRLGESSVDLRVSRHADDVALEVLRTRGQIQVSIVLAR